The Salana multivorans genome window below encodes:
- a CDS encoding M16 family metallopeptidase encodes MPDTFGDEGLELVREDGTRVRRTVLPGGLRVLTEQVPATRSVSVAATVGVGSRDEHDGHHGSTHFLEHLLFKGTRRRSALDIASAFDEVGGEANAATGKESTTYYARVLGGDLPMASEVLLDMVTSAVVLPEDVELERGVILEELAMADDDPGDVADEAFASAVLGATDLGRPIGGTPDTIRAVPRDAIWEHYRGAYRPAELVVTAAGAVDHDELCELVTRAVTEGGWPLADDARPAPRRSGDPLATTPGTAVTLERPTEQSTLILGGRGLEACDPDRFTLAVLNAVLGGGMSSRLFQEVREKRGLAYSVYSFAVGHTDAGLFGLAAGCAPEHVRQVAGLMAAEWTTIAQDGITERELTRAVGQLSGSLVLGLDDVGARSSRLTRAELVFGELWSVDDSLDALRAVTADAVQRLAGELLAQPRSLVVVGPERGDLAGELLSELV; translated from the coding sequence ATGCCCGACACCTTCGGCGACGAAGGTCTGGAGCTGGTCCGGGAGGACGGTACGCGCGTGCGCCGTACCGTCCTCCCGGGCGGTTTACGGGTCCTGACCGAGCAGGTCCCGGCGACGAGGTCCGTCTCGGTCGCCGCGACCGTCGGCGTCGGCTCGCGTGACGAGCACGACGGCCACCACGGCTCGACCCACTTCCTCGAGCACCTGCTGTTCAAGGGGACGCGTCGGCGCAGCGCCCTCGACATCGCCTCGGCGTTCGACGAGGTCGGTGGCGAGGCGAACGCCGCGACGGGCAAGGAGTCGACCACCTACTACGCCCGCGTGCTCGGTGGCGACCTGCCGATGGCGAGCGAGGTGCTGCTCGACATGGTGACCTCCGCCGTCGTCCTGCCCGAGGACGTCGAGCTCGAGCGAGGGGTCATCCTCGAGGAGCTCGCGATGGCGGACGACGACCCGGGCGACGTCGCGGACGAGGCGTTCGCGTCGGCGGTCCTCGGGGCGACCGACCTCGGCCGGCCCATCGGGGGCACGCCCGACACGATCCGCGCCGTCCCGCGCGACGCGATCTGGGAGCACTACCGCGGCGCCTACCGACCGGCCGAGCTGGTCGTCACGGCCGCCGGGGCGGTCGATCACGACGAGCTGTGCGAGCTCGTCACCCGCGCCGTGACCGAGGGCGGCTGGCCCCTGGCCGACGACGCCCGTCCGGCCCCGCGGCGCTCGGGCGACCCGCTCGCCACCACGCCGGGCACCGCCGTGACGCTGGAGCGCCCGACCGAGCAGTCGACGCTCATCCTCGGCGGCCGCGGCCTCGAGGCGTGCGACCCCGACCGGTTCACGCTCGCCGTCCTCAACGCGGTCCTCGGCGGTGGGATGTCCTCGCGCCTGTTCCAAGAGGTCCGCGAGAAGCGCGGCCTCGCGTACTCCGTGTACTCGTTCGCCGTCGGCCACACCGACGCCGGGCTGTTCGGCCTCGCCGCCGGCTGCGCCCCCGAGCACGTCCGCCAGGTCGCCGGGCTCATGGCGGCCGAGTGGACGACCATCGCGCAGGACGGGATCACCGAGCGCGAGCTGACCCGCGCCGTCGGCCAGCTCTCCGGCTCGCTCGTGCTCGGCCTCGACGACGTCGGCGCCCGCTCGTCCCGGCTCACCCGCGCCGAGCTGGTCTTCGGCGAGCTGTGGAGCGTTGACGACTCGCTCGACGCGCTGCGTGCCGTCACGGCCGACGCGGTCCAGCGGCTCGCGGGCGAGCTGCTCGCCCAGCCGCGCTCGCTCGTCGTCGTCGGTCCCGAGCGGGGCGACCTCGCGGGCGAGCTGCTGAGCGAGCTCGTCTAG